Within the Arachis duranensis cultivar V14167 chromosome 10, aradu.V14167.gnm2.J7QH, whole genome shotgun sequence genome, the region tatagtattttttctttttcttatttttattcttattaaaagataaaataaaaaattataaaaaggtGAAACAAGTAGGAGaagatgaaaaaagaaaaagaatatgataatgacaaagaaaaagaagagaaagagaaggagagGGAAGAATTTTAAAATGTGTATAAATTATCAGAAAAATacctctaaaattttttaatcataacacaagaagtattttaattttgacatcacacaaatttttgttaagaggataaaataaaataaaaaaattataaaaatatgaaacaaaaaagaatacctgaagaagagaaagaataagAAGATGATGATAAAGAAGAGGAGAGGAaggaataattttaaattgtacaaaatttatcaaaaaaatactACCAACAATTTTTAACTGTAACACAGGAGGTTCTTTAATTTTGACGCAGAAATTTTTTATCTGTAacacacaaattttttaatcgtgacacataaattttttaactgtATCATTTTCAACTAAATGatgtactttttttattatttaatttaagtatAAGAGGTCTAGCCATTTCCGTGTTATTTGCAATAAATAGATGTATTTTTTCATTCCAAAACATATTTGAAGGTAATTTTTTGGTTGAgttaagattttgaatttgtagttctttaaaaatttattgtgattttgaatttgtagttctttaaaaatttattgtgtcattttcaaataaatgatgtgtttttattattactaaattaattgTGTAGTATTGAACTAATATATAAGAGATTTAGTTATTTATGTGTcatttgtaataatttaatgTGTCTTTTGGATCAAaaacatatttaatatattttgttagttaAATGAGTTAAGGTTCTAGACTTGtagttctttaaaattttcttgtatcattcattaaaaatattggtgttattcactaaaaattattgtgtcatttataacaattaaattgtgaaatttaattaagaagaagatgataaaaatgatgataataataataaaaaaagagaaagagaaaaaaaataaaacaaaaaaagtagAAGGAGAAACTAGTGACGACAACaatgacaacaacaataacaaaaagaaaaaaaactgcaGTAATGGACATATGATGAAGAAAAAATCATTCCAAAAATACGGAATAACTTGTTAAAAATTACTTGAGTGCGTAGCTCTTTTTGTTTACTTACGATTATATCATTATAAAATAATGAGGCATCATTTAAAacctttatatatttttgtgattttttgtccatattttttgttatttgaccCCAAAAGATAGTTAAAATTAGGAATAAGTACTTTTTTTATTCCTAAAGTCTTGGGTCTAAATTGAATTCGTTCTTAATTTTTTGAGTACTGCTAGGGAGCTAATGGTTTAaatgtacaatgtgtacaatgagcTAAATCTTTGACCcaatatgaataaaatgaatATCACTCATGGGACCTAATGGTCTaagtgtacaatgtgtacaatgagcTAAATCTTTGACCcaatatgaataaaatgaacatcactcatattattcaaaataatCATCCGGGTACcggggataataaacatctcatatcatgaaaccactcatcccaaaagtttaagctaattttagaaTTCACCAATGATCGAACTTTTGACCTTTCGAATCtagagctctgataccatgtcatgaaaccactcatcccaaaagcttaaGCTAATAGAAAaaggtaacactaatgattatatctctactACTGAATTGAACATCCCTAAaccccattgtacacattgtacaaatattctattGTGTCATAGTAAATTTTAGAAGGTTAAATTTAACAGTGTTTGTAaagttttctaaaatatttgagaatacTCTAGATGGTTCCGGAACGTTCTATAATGTTTTAGAAGGTTTTGGAATACTCTAAAAGGTTCTAGAAGACTCTAGAAGATTATAGAATATTATAGAAGAGTGTGGATGTATATAAAAGTATGAAGAGTAGTATGGAACAATCTAGAAGTATTTAGAAAGTAGCGGTAGGATATATATTTGCATAAAAGATTCTAGATGATTAATTTAGaccgttgattagatttaatcctaaccatccattgagaatgtggatggctataaatagggaATGAGAGTTAGAGTTTgtgtgtgaatcatttgtaaccaacacttgagtaataaagtgttctttccaccaaagcttcctttctcttgtATTCTCTTGCTAAGTAAGGAAGGTTAGGTTGACTTGGTCGtagctcaagaggttgagtaagtccgaGTGCCGACACAgtagcgttggagtgtgtccaaggccGTAACAATTTGGTGGAAGAGTCCTggagcttatcatatgattaagtcttgggaagaacaagaagatgtCCCTCGTTCTTACCTTGACAAAGCTTCAAAGAGGATGAAAAAATGGGCAGATAAAAAGAGGAGgcatgcaagctatcaagtGGGAGACAAGGTAATGATTAAACTTCTTCCACAACAATTCAAAGCCTTTCGCAATGTTCATAAGGGCTTAATCTGCAAATACGAAGGGTCATTTGAGATCATTGGACGTGTTGAGAAGGTTGCTTACAAAGTACAACTCCCTCCCTCTATGAAGATCCACCCGGTCTTCTATGTGAGTATGCTTAAACCATATCATGAAGACCAAGATGAACCGAGTAAAGGTGACTCGATTCATGTTCCACCTGTGGTGATTAGATCCTTTGATAAAGAAATCGAAGAGATCTTAGCTAATCGCGTCGTGCGATGAAGAGGGGTACCACCAAGTATCCAATACTTGATCAAGTGGAAAGGGCTCCCGATAACTAAAGCTAGTTGGAAACCTCGTGAAGATCTGTGGCAATTCTAAGAACACCTAGAGCGCTATCATGAACAGAACGCAACGAGGACGTTTGCGTATTAGGTGGGGAAGAATGTCACGGTAAATTTTAGAAGGTTAAATTTAACAGTGTTTGTAGAGTTTTCTAGAGTATTTGAGAATACTCTAGATGGTTTCGGAACGTTCTAGAATGTTCTAGAAGGTCCCAGAATACCCTAGAAGGTTCTAAAAGACTCTAAAAGATCATAGAATATTCTATAAGAGTGTAGATGTATATAAAAGTAGGAAGAGTAGTATGGAACAATCTAGAAGTATTTAGAAAATAgtggtaggatagatatttgCAAAGAATGTTCTAGATGATTAATCTAGaccgttgattagatttaatcctaaccatGCATTGAGTaggtggatggctataaatagggaATTAGAGTTAGAGTTTGTGTGTGAATAATTTGTTACCAACACTTGAGTAATAAAGTGTTCTTTCCACCAAAACTTAttttctcttgtgttctcttgtgttcttaactttcttgctaagtattgagggttaggcTAACTTGGTCTTAGCTCAAAAGGTTGAGTAAATTCGAGTGCCGACATGgtagcgttggagtgtgtccaaggccGTGACAATTGACTCCCTATACttcctctaattttttttattcaaaatattttttaatatttcatttggtattaaaatcgttctttaaatttttttatggacAAAAACACCTTTGTATTTATTGTGACTCCAATCTCACCATTCACCACCACTACCCTTGTCACCACTACCACCTCTCTTACTCTACAAAATAGTCAAATGccaatatcaaattaaaaaatacaatattcaacaacaataatatatttaaatccaTATTCAAGAACAACATCAAATTctgaaacaaaaataacaacaattaatttatttaattaaaaaaaagagagcgaAAATGCGGGAGAGGGAAATAGAGAAATAGAAATAAACGAAAGGAGAGAGACAAATTGCAAAGAaggagagaagagaggaaaTAGGAAGAAATATGGCGCTGGCGTGAGTAGACCCATCGCGCCGCCGTTACTAGAAAGAAGTTTAAAGAGAAACAAAAACAtttgagaaaaaagagaaagagaaaagcaaGAATAATAAGGTCATGTGGGAGATTCCTCAACTGTCATCACTGTCATTCAACAACTTTTGCCGTCGCCAACATGATCTGCCATTGCTGTAATTGGAAAAACTGCTATATTTTCTAGACGAGAGAAAAGAATGGAAAAAGAGACGCATAGTGAAAGTTGGAAATGAAAAGAATAGTGTGGATTTATATTTTTGTCGGGgtaaatatgtatttttcaataataaaatgatgattttaataaataaataaaacgttgAGAATCATttcgaattaaaaaaaaattaaaaaattttaattttaacccaaaattttaaaatgatttcttaaatttactttctaattttacttattaatttcttttccttcctaAAAANNNNNNNNNNNNNNNNNNNNNNNNAAAAActactctctttctctttttttctttgatgCATATGGACAACTGCTGCCCAGATAGAGCTAACCGAACTCTGTTTTCATTgtttaaaaaccaatttttttttcttaaatacaAAGTCGATAGTCacgtatttttatatatatacacgggttatttacatatttttataataaaatgaaactataaaaaaaaataaactttcgattatcaaatttgttttaattataaatgtggattaaatttaattatatcatttgtaaaattcaattatattATCTATGATCAGTAATTTCATATTCTAATAAGCTTGGTTTCATAAAATTTGAATCATTTACCCAGAAACTAGCAGTCTATCTATAATCTTACAGAAGGTGTTACTACCTGAAATTCTCTAAACGGTTAAACTAATTAACatgacaatttttttattgaaccattttttttttctaaaaaagttTTGTACATAAAAGTCACGGCCTAATTAGTAAGATGTCACCCTTATGTGCAGTCCATTAGGTGCCTGAACTCTAGGAAATTTCAGAAGTTTATCTCCTCCTACTTCTTCCCACCTgcaatcaaaattaattatataagaaAGATGTCAGAAATCACCTTAAAATAATACTAGagtttaaagtatttttttcatCGTAAAATCACCTTCGTTCTTTTGAACAATCATTTACgcgattaatataaaaaatagttattttttattgatataatattacataattaaattacataattagatatatatgtaaaattactTTATACCGTGAAAGGCATCAAATTTAATTCAtgatactattataaaatttgaaagcAGACAAACTTGTTCATATTGATGGCAATAGACTAAGACTAAGACTAATAGTTGTATAGTATATTTGTGAGCTAGATAGTTAAAATTGAATACATTAATAATTGCAATTTTATCCACTAACTCACAGGTGctgtaattttaaaaagaaaaggttCAAAAAGTATAATTGTTCCCTTTAAGTTTATGatacaatttattatttcaatacTCGTTTGTGTATTTCTTCAATTATGTTATATGTATACAAAATATTAGTTACTAGTTaactataatataaaatatttggtGTTCATAAAAGATTTAGATTATACCATTGTAgaaaaatgtttaattatttagttGTGACCATTAATTACTATTTAAAAAATGtgtttaaaaagttttttttctttttatacttttattattcctattaaaaaaaaaaacaactctGTGAATGCAATTAGGTAAGACTGACTAGTCCCTAATAATGCAATATAATTTTAGTAGcgaaaattcaggtgcagtcaactttacgtaaaattgataattgagagtcgttatataaaaatttagtcaaatcatttaaattatttaacaactctcaactatcaactacAAGTGAATATAAGCATATTGAATAGGAAAATTAGTCACCTGTATCTAGTTACAAGTTTCCCTGGACACAATCTTGTACCTCCTCCAAATATCAAGCAGTGGTTTTTTGTCTCTAGGCTCTTatcctttaattttcaaatttaatgatattaatatatgtttgataagcaataatagaaaaattaataagaggTTGAGTTGGTACTAATACTAACCAGCCATCTCCATGGGTTGAACTTTAGTGGATCAGGATATAGAAAATGGTCATAATTTATCTCTCTCGTGTACACATATATCTTCCACCCTTTGGGAATCAAATAAcctgaaaaaagaaaagcaatataTTAATTGCTATAagaaaatacatttttatttttcaattgcgACACACTAGGATTGTGTTTTGGTAACTCTAAAGGAGACATAGATATAGAAAACAGAGAGATGAAAATGTATTTACAttgaatttagaaataaaatataataaaaaaaattcttgagGGCCgtcaatttttagtatatttgatCACTGGTATAAACACTAAATTATTTAcaccaaataaattttaatactttatgtgtacaaaatttaaaaaatatagatataaattttattaatttatatgtgcaaattctgataaatataaataagtataaattatatattttttatgtgcaaaatttataaatataagtataaattattgttgattaagTGTGGTAAAAAATGATGCCAGTTGATGGTTATGTAAtattactttaataataatttatcttAAGATACAAAATTATTGTATTCTCCAATCTCCATCTttctaaaagataaaaataaagaaaatataacatttttttttaattttctatcaaTATATTTACTACGTGTTATAATTGCCAAAATCCTGTGTCAGAACAAAACTCCTCAATGGCCCCCCTCCTGGGTTCgtcctcttctcttctccatTTTTGGGTAATTTTCAGTCTAGCATTTAAAGTAAATGCTGAAATGGTAAAAGAAAGTTTGGGGGTAAAGATATACATAGTGGAAGGGTCTTTGACTCTTTGTTAGGTTTGTTAACAAGTTAAAACTGATGGCCAAAATGGCAGAGTTCTGTATCTGTAACTGTGTAGCTCCCCTTTGGTTATTACAATTTCATTTCAGCTCAACAATTTCTCATTCTTTATTATATTCAAAACTATACACGTGCCTAAAATAGTAAATTGAAAATCGACTACTAAATTAGTTTAggacaaaaattaataaacggGATCCATTTTTATGGATTAAATGATTTAAAACAGTAAAatcaaaaacaaattttattatatcaatatttttattaagcttttaaatttttaaatatctaattttatctatttttaattctttttttcttaaagatttgtattattttcttttttaaaaaaataaaaagagtaaaaaaacaCCAACCATTTAGTTCCATATCTTGAGTAGTTTTCCTTAGGACCCCATTAACTATTGTGGCCAATCTAGAGGTCTCAAAAATCACCTGGACAAtgggaaaaaaaattatcaaaagacttttaataataataaacaaatattctttaataaattcacaaataaaCCTATCTAAACGTTCAATtacaatattatataaaagtttaattttaatgcaccgACTGTCGAGACTGTCGTGTAATCTAAATCGTTtatttaaatgattatttatgTGGTATGTATAAAAGACAGTTATTTTTGCTAATACGAGAGGATAGAATATTTACCGCGCGAGTAAACCTCATTGACTTGAGATCGTTGAAATCAATTGGTTCATCTGGTTTTTTCCTTTGTCTAATGTTCAAATGCTCTTCCTATAAAACCAGAAATTTCATCAGAGTCAGAAGGTAAAGTaataaatcaaatgaaaagaaTAGTGAAACTgtgtaaattatttatttatttattattattatggagACTGACTCTGAGTTCTTCAAGTGCTTTGGGATGGTCCTGAAGATACTTCACTGCCATCATTGACGTGGCTGAAACAGTTTCATAACCAGAATACATAACTGTAATCACTAGATCAATGATTTCTTCATCACTTAGTTTGTGTCTACTTTCATCATCATTTCCCATCAATCCTCCAAGCATGTCTTTGTGTATTTCTTGGGATTTTCTCCTTTCCTCTATTACCTCACTCACAATACTCACAATAGCTTTCCTTGCCTGCAACATTCACTTCTTTTCTtagtaattctttttttttaaagaaagagCTCAACACAGTAAAGTGGAATATAATAAACCTGAAATCCGCGACTATAATTCGTCCCCGGAAGGTGAATAGGAAGAGAAAGGGTTCCTAATACTAGATTAAAGAATTCCGGCATGATTGAATCTGATATTCTGCTTGATTCTTTGCCTGCAATCTGCCTCAGTGATGAAAGGAAGGCCATCTGTCCATGAAAAGTTTGAgaaataattaatcaaaaaatatattttttttaatgagaatGAGAATGATAAGAATAATAGAAAGGAACCTCTTTGGTTTTGTGTTGGATGTTGATGACTTGATTGTCCCAATTGCTAAGGTGGGATCTCATGAAGTGATCAATTTTTGGCAAAAGCTGATCTTTGATCATGGTGGGGCTAATGATAGAAAGCAAGGCACCTCTCAAGTACTTGTGAGTGGAGCCATGAACAGCTGCAATGTTGCATTTTCCCAAGATGTCTAACATGGATTTAGGGTACCCTGGAACAAGCCCTTTTGATTCATTCATTAGAATGTATCTATTAAGCTCTGCATCCATTGATACAATTGTAGGACACCCCAATATGTGTGATTTGAAAAAACTGCCATACCTGCCATTCATTATTCACAACCCAAAAAATAAGACATAAAAATGGTTTATagatgaaaattataaaaaaaaaagtaaaccaTGATTACTAATAGGGTAAAAAAGTACATGCATGAAAAGTGGTTTACTTCACACCccaaatttaactaatttaagaaaCCTCATTAATTGAGAAAATGATTTGTCAAACATCCCCCAccccttttcttctttcattaaaaaaaaatggataaacTTTTgcatctcatgaaatcattattttcttttcaaggaGAAGGATATTAGAATTAGACACTAGAGtgtatttttctttaatctCTCATTTATAGTTGATAACTTTTGATTAATCCAAAAAAGTTAATCAAAGTAATAAACCAAACATGAAACAAGCCAACCCAACTAACTTGTATGCTAATAATGCTATAACACAAAGATATAAGGGACATGTGGTTTGCAAAAAGTTTTCATATTCCTTGGAATCTGAACCTAATCATAAATTAAATACATCCTACAAAGGTGCAAAAAATGTTGATCAAACCacctattttcatttttcaccaCTCTGTGCAAGTgaacagaggaagaagaaaatccaaacatgattttattttagtttaattttaatcttttaccTTGCTCTTTGGTTTTTCATGAAGTTAGGACCTTGTTTAAGAAACTCAGTAGTTTCTCCAAAAAGTGGCCACCCCATTGTACCTGGTGGCAAACCTTTATTCTTCTTCATGTACCTTACTTCATTCCATCTCAAAAGAGCAGAGAAAAAACAGAACAAGAACAAAACACCACCAACAATTGCAATGAAGGTAAAAGCCATTAggtgctttttctttctttctaaagTTCTTTGCAAACCCGAGAG harbors:
- the LOC107471377 gene encoding cytochrome P450 85A-like isoform X3, producing MAFTFIAIVGGVLFLFCFFSALLRWNEVRYMKKNKGLPPGTMGWPLFGETTEFLKQGPNFMKNQRARYGSFFKSHILGCPTIVSMDAELNRYILMNESKGLVPGYPKSMLDILGKCNIAAVHGSTHKYLRGALLSIISPTMIKDQLLPKIDHFMRSHLSNWDNQVINIQHKTKEMAFLSSLRQIAGKESSRISDSIMPEFFNLVLGTLSLPIHLPGTNYSRGFQARKAIVSIVSEVIEERRKSQEIHKDMLGGLMGNDDESRHKLSDEEIIDLVITVMYSGYETVSATSMMAVKYLQDHPKALEELREEHLNIRQRKKPDEPIDFNDLKSMRFTRAVIFETSRLATIVNGVLRKTTQDMELNGYLIPKGWKIYVYTREINYDHFLYPDPLKFNPWRWLDKSLETKNHCLIFGGGTRLCPGKLVTRYRWEEVGGDKLLKFPRVQAPNGLHIRVTSY
- the LOC107471377 gene encoding cytochrome P450 85A-like isoform X2, coding for MAFTFIAIVGGVLFLFCFFSALLRWNEVRYMKKNKGLPPGTMGWPLFGETTEFLKQGPNFMKNQRARYGSFFKSHILGCPTIVSMDAELNRYILMNESKGLVPGYPKSMLDILGKCNIAAVHGSTHKYLRGALLSIISPTMIKDQLLPKIDHFMRSHLSNWDNQVINIQHKTKEMAFLSSLRQIAGKESSRISDSIMPEFFNLVLGTLSLPIHLPGTNYSRGFQARKAIVSIVSEVIEERRKSQEIHKDMLGGLMGNDDESRHKLSDEEIIDLVITVMYSGYETVSATSMMAVKYLQDHPKALEELREEHLNIRQRKKPDEPIDFNDLKSMRFTRAVIFETSRLATIVNGVLRKTTQDMELNGYLIPKGWKIYVYTREINYDHFLYPDPLKFNPWRWLDKSLETKNHCLIFGGGTRLCPGKDLGIAEISTFLHYLVTRYRWEAAGDDKLVKFPRVSAPNGLHIRVSSY